From one Bifidobacterium sp. WK012_4_13 genomic stretch:
- a CDS encoding PLP-dependent aspartate aminotransferase family protein, whose product MTSDLIHEGISFDEQPLGFSTRAIHLGNGTDAETGAIRRPITLANAYELPYDASTLNWSSSDLNLYARNGHPNQRYLERKIANLEDAEDAVVLASGVAALSATFTTVLSRGDHAIFSDTTYIAAYRLLNEILPNKYGIETSIVDTSDADKVKRAIRPNTRLIHIETPANPTLKVSDIARISRIGHEANPDILISVDNTFNTPYNVQPIRLGADIAIESLTKYINGHGDALGGSIATSKKLTDEIRFTAQVNYGGVISPFNAWLINRGSVTLPLRMRQHNASGLRIANHLCRHPKVSFVAYPGLTSHPGHEIARSQLAHADSGYSGVMSFGLHTDHDGYNRFIAALNIVTSAVSLGHDESLIVFLGEDDERQFLYPKEFHHGFVRFAVGLEDADDLIRDLDQALSVI is encoded by the coding sequence ATGACATCAGATTTGATACATGAGGGCATATCATTCGATGAGCAGCCGTTGGGGTTCTCAACGCGTGCGATCCATCTGGGCAATGGAACAGACGCGGAAACCGGAGCGATTCGAAGACCCATCACCCTTGCGAATGCATATGAGCTTCCCTATGACGCCTCCACGCTGAACTGGTCAAGCTCGGATCTCAACCTGTATGCGCGCAACGGGCATCCGAACCAGCGCTATCTGGAACGCAAGATCGCCAATCTCGAGGATGCGGAGGATGCGGTGGTCCTTGCATCAGGGGTCGCCGCACTTTCGGCAACCTTCACGACGGTCCTTTCACGTGGGGATCATGCCATCTTCTCGGATACCACCTATATTGCCGCATACCGTCTGCTCAACGAGATCCTGCCCAATAAATACGGCATCGAGACCAGCATCGTGGACACATCGGACGCAGACAAGGTCAAGCGCGCCATTCGTCCCAACACCAGACTCATCCATATCGAGACGCCAGCGAATCCGACGTTGAAGGTTAGCGATATCGCAAGAATCTCACGAATCGGGCATGAAGCGAACCCAGACATTCTGATAAGCGTCGACAACACCTTCAACACCCCATACAACGTCCAGCCGATACGCCTCGGTGCGGATATCGCAATCGAGAGCCTCACCAAATACATCAACGGCCACGGGGACGCACTCGGCGGCTCGATCGCAACGAGCAAGAAGCTCACCGACGAGATACGCTTCACTGCCCAGGTCAACTACGGAGGAGTCATCAGCCCCTTCAATGCATGGCTGATCAACCGAGGTTCGGTGACGCTGCCTCTCAGGATGAGACAGCACAATGCGTCAGGGCTGCGCATAGCCAATCATCTTTGCAGACACCCGAAGGTGAGCTTCGTGGCATACCCGGGACTCACGTCACATCCGGGCCATGAGATTGCCCGCAGCCAACTGGCACATGCTGATTCCGGATATTCCGGTGTCATGAGCTTCGGACTGCATACCGACCACGACGGATACAACCGGTTCATCGCAGCGCTCAACATCGTGACCTCAGCGGTTTCGCTTGGACACGACGAAAGCCTGATCGTCTTTCTCGGGGAGGATGACGAGCGCCAATTCCTGTACCCCAAGGAGTTTCACCACGGCTTTGTCAGATTTGCAGTCGGACTCGAAGACGCCGACGATCTGATTCGTGACCTTGACCAGGCATTGTCGGTCATCTAA
- a CDS encoding AAA family ATPase, translating into MVDRNASNEIVDALDAVLNCPRDVIELAVMTVAAGGHLLLEDIPGVGKTTLARAMAKVMAGTVHRVQFTPDMLPSDLTGVSIYDRRSENFVFRPGPLFANIVIADEVNRANPKTQSAMLEAMAERQVSADGETHVLPDPFFVVATQNPIELEGTFPLPEAQLDRFMTCTSIGYPQEQAEVRTIAGTGQDDPLESLRQICSLDDMVRLRGQASQVHVSEDVARYIVAIVNATRVDGEIRFGASPRAALALAAMARAHALMRNRDFVIADDVRTLVVPVLAHRLVLVNAHGDGGDERRRDILDEVVNDIPVPRITERLHAMSASDGSTKLRTAETSDALT; encoded by the coding sequence ATGGTCGATCGGAATGCCTCGAACGAGATAGTCGATGCGCTTGACGCCGTGCTGAATTGCCCGCGCGACGTCATTGAACTGGCCGTGATGACGGTTGCGGCCGGCGGCCATCTGCTTCTCGAAGACATTCCAGGGGTTGGAAAGACGACGCTGGCCAGGGCGATGGCCAAGGTCATGGCAGGAACCGTGCATCGCGTTCAATTTACTCCTGACATGCTGCCGAGCGATCTCACGGGTGTGAGCATCTACGACCGACGTTCTGAGAATTTCGTATTTCGCCCCGGGCCCCTGTTCGCGAACATCGTGATTGCCGATGAGGTCAACCGCGCCAACCCCAAGACCCAATCAGCCATGCTTGAGGCGATGGCCGAAAGACAGGTCAGCGCAGACGGGGAGACCCATGTGCTCCCCGATCCGTTCTTTGTGGTCGCAACGCAGAATCCCATCGAGCTGGAAGGCACCTTTCCGCTGCCAGAGGCTCAGCTGGATAGATTCATGACTTGCACAAGCATCGGGTATCCGCAGGAGCAGGCGGAGGTCAGGACCATTGCAGGGACCGGGCAGGACGATCCTCTCGAATCATTGCGGCAGATATGCAGTCTCGACGACATGGTCAGGCTGCGTGGGCAGGCTTCACAGGTGCATGTCAGCGAGGACGTCGCTCGCTACATCGTCGCGATAGTCAATGCGACGCGCGTCGACGGCGAGATTCGCTTCGGGGCTTCGCCTCGGGCAGCCCTGGCGCTTGCTGCCATGGCGCGCGCCCATGCGCTCATGCGCAATCGGGACTTCGTCATTGCCGACGACGTTCGGACACTTGTAGTTCCGGTGCTCGCACACCGCCTGGTTCTGGTGAATGCGCATGGGGACGGTGGAGACGAACGCCGCAGGGACATTCTTGACGAGGTCGTGAACGACATTCCGGTTCCTCGCATCACAGAAAGATTGCATGCGATGTCGGCATCGGATGGTTCCACGAAGCTTCGCACTGCCGAAACCAGCGATGCGTTGACATGA
- a CDS encoding SAF domain-containing protein, which yields MFDLFRSHSYGSRWQSRSSYDSLQRRRLQAHLRHLLIVLLSGLTVFAVCQSIVQGLQRQIQVVVAARNVARGATLRAEDLGIVKVPDSAMTPHFILSIGAAEGRQSQTELKTGQPLVDGSIKDSPGIASGRTSIQIRLASVPAQIATGDSVRLVSSGTCSSRSTTEDAQHEGNDLNGLDESSSNDESNSVLEPLCVLADEAQVLQIAEKSNETLLNSITSNREEETAVIFCVSPEEAMAILRQQEQAPILAVSD from the coding sequence ATGTTCGATTTATTCCGCTCACATTCATATGGCTCCCGATGGCAATCTCGCTCTTCATACGATTCGCTCCAGCGAAGGCGTCTGCAGGCTCATCTCAGACATCTTCTGATAGTCCTGCTTTCAGGGCTGACCGTGTTCGCGGTCTGCCAGTCAATCGTCCAAGGCTTGCAACGTCAGATTCAGGTCGTCGTCGCGGCACGCAACGTCGCACGTGGGGCGACTCTTCGTGCAGAGGATCTCGGTATCGTGAAGGTCCCGGACTCTGCGATGACGCCTCACTTCATTCTCAGCATCGGGGCGGCGGAAGGCAGACAGTCGCAGACGGAATTGAAGACGGGGCAGCCACTCGTTGACGGTTCGATTAAGGATTCACCTGGCATCGCGTCCGGACGCACCTCGATTCAGATCAGACTCGCCAGCGTCCCCGCTCAGATCGCCACCGGCGATTCGGTAAGGCTTGTGTCCTCAGGCACATGTTCAAGCCGGTCTACAACCGAGGATGCACAGCATGAAGGCAACGATCTGAATGGGCTGGACGAATCCTCATCAAATGACGAGTCTAACTCGGTTTTAGAGCCACTCTGCGTATTGGCCGACGAAGCTCAGGTGCTTCAGATTGCAGAGAAATCAAATGAAACCTTGCTTAACTCAATAACATCGAATCGCGAGGAAGAGACGGCTGTAATATTTTGTGTATCTCCTGAGGAAGCAATGGCAATTCTTCGCCAGCAGGAGCAGGCTCCTATCCTTGCAGTAAGCGACTGA
- a CDS encoding histidinol-phosphate transaminase, translating into MAFKHRTDIDLLPSYKQGKPAPKSNRHTYKISSNENPFEPLASVKAAIVDDALSHINRYPDMRGWGVVERLAKETGVAPENICLGCGSTEVITQLVQLLAGTGDEVVYPWRSFEAYPIIVATAGARSVQVPLTSDGHHDIEAMIAAITERTRLIIVNNPNNPTAVPVSDADARTLLDAVPDDVIVLFDEAYFQFNTDPNTAVAMELFQEYPNVVVAQTFSKAYGLAGLRIGYAVAPEDVIDGMRKVALPFGVSRVAQTAALASLDAYDELNDRVQVIISERERVLRALRSQGWTIPDAEANFFWIQFGEKTEEAEQYFIKAGLSTRVFAGEGIRFTVGEAAANDLVIQTCSKLKTVGLLV; encoded by the coding sequence ATGGCTTTCAAACATCGCACGGATATCGATCTTCTTCCTTCTTACAAGCAGGGGAAGCCGGCTCCGAAATCCAATCGCCACACATATAAGATATCGAGCAATGAGAATCCTTTTGAACCCCTTGCGAGTGTGAAGGCCGCGATCGTCGATGACGCGCTCAGCCACATCAACAGATATCCTGACATGCGCGGCTGGGGGGTCGTTGAGCGACTTGCCAAGGAGACGGGCGTGGCACCCGAGAACATTTGCCTTGGATGCGGTTCGACCGAGGTCATCACCCAGTTGGTGCAATTGCTCGCAGGGACGGGAGATGAGGTCGTCTATCCTTGGAGAAGCTTTGAGGCATATCCGATCATAGTCGCCACCGCAGGCGCAAGGAGCGTCCAGGTTCCGCTTACATCCGACGGCCATCACGATATCGAGGCAATGATTGCCGCGATAACCGAAAGAACCCGGCTGATCATCGTGAACAACCCGAATAATCCAACTGCCGTGCCGGTCAGCGATGCCGATGCCCGCACATTGCTGGATGCGGTTCCCGACGACGTCATCGTGCTCTTCGATGAGGCGTATTTCCAATTCAATACCGATCCCAACACGGCCGTTGCCATGGAACTGTTCCAGGAGTATCCCAATGTAGTCGTCGCGCAGACCTTCTCGAAGGCATATGGCTTGGCGGGGCTGCGCATCGGATATGCAGTGGCCCCCGAGGATGTGATTGACGGCATGCGCAAGGTTGCCTTGCCTTTCGGGGTCTCTCGCGTCGCTCAGACAGCGGCGCTGGCCAGCCTGGATGCCTATGACGAGCTCAACGACCGCGTCCAGGTCATCATTTCCGAACGTGAGCGCGTTCTCAGGGCGTTGCGTTCTCAGGGCTGGACCATTCCCGATGCCGAGGCGAACTTCTTCTGGATTCAATTTGGTGAGAAGACCGAAGAAGCGGAGCAATACTTCATCAAGGCTGGTCTTTCGACTCGAGTCTTCGCCGGTGAAGGAATCCGCTTCACCGTGGGCGAGGCTGCCGCCAATGATCTGGTCATCCAGACATGCTCTAAGTTGAAGACCGTGGGGCTTTTGGTCTGA
- a CDS encoding FmdB family zinc ribbon protein, translated as MPTYHYRCRNCQYDFTEQQSFNDDPITVCPRCGEAQVRKIFSAVPIEFKGHGFYRTDSSSHSGSSSK; from the coding sequence TTGCCTACCTATCATTACCGTTGCAGGAACTGTCAATACGATTTCACGGAGCAGCAGTCGTTCAACGACGATCCGATCACCGTCTGCCCTCGTTGCGGTGAGGCTCAGGTTAGAAAGATCTTCTCGGCAGTGCCCATCGAATTCAAGGGCCATGGCTTCTATCGGACCGATTCCTCGTCGCATTCAGGATCTTCCTCCAAGTGA
- a CDS encoding GNAT family N-acetyltransferase, with translation MSVFQSLRDAFRPHFDNSHFRTPIEIDAPEGMPAIRLRPVREEDDVEWNTLRSRNREWLEPWESGDPMHGSGISFLQWVRRERELAESGSEIVFMVEYEGRIVGQISLGAICYGSMRTGTVGYWMDRGHAGLGFAPLALAMLADWAFAAVDGPRLHRLEIDILPSNQRSKRIVEKLGIPREGLHREYMYINGRWRDHDSYALLSTDVETTVTERLGRSVFDDRKVSRAR, from the coding sequence ATGTCCGTTTTCCAATCATTAAGGGATGCATTCAGGCCGCATTTCGACAACAGCCATTTCCGCACCCCGATTGAAATCGATGCTCCCGAAGGCATGCCTGCAATTCGACTTCGTCCGGTCCGAGAGGAGGATGATGTCGAATGGAACACCCTGCGAAGCAGGAATCGCGAGTGGCTTGAGCCATGGGAGTCTGGAGACCCCATGCACGGAAGCGGGATATCGTTCCTGCAGTGGGTTCGCCGAGAGCGGGAACTTGCAGAGTCAGGTTCGGAAATAGTGTTCATGGTGGAATACGAAGGCAGGATCGTCGGTCAGATATCTCTTGGAGCAATCTGCTACGGCTCGATGCGGACCGGGACCGTGGGATACTGGATGGACCGCGGCCATGCAGGTCTTGGATTCGCACCTCTCGCGCTTGCGATGCTTGCAGACTGGGCCTTCGCTGCTGTCGACGGTCCCCGTCTGCACCGTCTCGAAATCGATATTCTTCCTTCCAACCAACGTTCGAAACGTATCGTGGAGAAACTGGGCATTCCCAGAGAGGGACTGCATAGGGAATACATGTATATCAACGGCAGGTGGAGGGACCATGATTCATATGCGCTCCTTTCGACCGACGTGGAGACGACAGTCACCGAAAGGCTTGGACGGTCGGTCTTCGATGATCGAAAAGTGAGTCGCGCTCGCTAA
- the groES gene encoding co-chaperone GroES has protein sequence MSISLTPLEDKIVIKQAAAETTTASGLVIPDTAKEKPQQGEVLAVGPGRLDDKGERIPVDVKTGDRVLYSKYGGTEVHYDGEDLLIVSAHDILAILK, from the coding sequence GTGTCGATCTCACTCACACCGTTGGAAGACAAAATTGTCATCAAGCAGGCAGCGGCTGAAACAACAACAGCCTCTGGTCTTGTGATTCCAGATACCGCCAAGGAAAAGCCTCAGCAGGGCGAAGTCCTTGCTGTCGGACCAGGTCGCCTGGACGACAAAGGCGAGCGCATTCCTGTTGACGTGAAGACCGGAGACAGGGTTCTTTACTCAAAGTATGGCGGCACCGAAGTCCACTATGACGGTGAGGATTTGCTCATCGTTTCGGCGCATGACATCTTGGCTATCCTGAAGTAA
- a CDS encoding 5-formyltetrahydrofolate cyclo-ligase, translating to MDGISDQKAKLRRAVLHRRHGTSQEIRDASGKRLADAAIDAGIVQANATIACFVSMGSEVPTSALLDHFLDIHAQILVPRLGSGLDMGWSRYSGAAGLVDMGGHRPAEPTDRTLPADALAQASTIFVAALAVDRLGNRLGRGAGWYDKALRYRNQESRIIAICWPWEFSDRPVPHSSFDVRVDGVLTPRSFTPIDKLQDARPYAVQ from the coding sequence ATGGATGGCATATCAGATCAGAAGGCGAAGCTACGCAGGGCGGTGCTGCATCGACGCCATGGGACTTCCCAGGAAATTCGTGATGCGTCCGGCAAGCGACTTGCCGACGCAGCCATCGATGCGGGGATCGTGCAGGCCAATGCGACAATCGCCTGCTTTGTCTCGATGGGCAGCGAGGTTCCCACCTCTGCGCTGCTCGACCACTTCCTTGACATCCACGCGCAGATACTCGTGCCTCGGTTGGGCAGCGGACTTGATATGGGATGGAGCCGTTACTCAGGTGCCGCAGGTCTGGTGGACATGGGCGGGCATCGCCCGGCGGAACCCACCGATAGGACACTCCCTGCGGATGCCCTCGCACAGGCATCCACCATCTTCGTTGCCGCCCTTGCCGTCGACCGGCTTGGCAATCGTCTGGGACGCGGAGCTGGCTGGTATGACAAGGCTCTGCGATACCGCAATCAGGAATCCCGAATCATCGCGATTTGCTGGCCCTGGGAATTTTCGGACAGGCCTGTCCCCCATTCATCATTCGATGTCAGGGTCGATGGCGTTCTCACTCCCAGGTCCTTCACGCCGATAGACAAGCTTCAAGACGCAAGACCGTACGCAGTGCAATAA
- a CDS encoding transglutaminaseTgpA domain-containing protein: MMNVIRSACRSWRSKVIHRWHAHGSVRPTAGGALVAAVAAALTFFGLMLDDRSLMASSVAAWLIVIASLALVGMQRKLLTSSCIRDPAAAMPDVDGVSRMIVLNVSSRMRRLVLPRAVMAGSQWESLDQHGATVERIVGPIPPIRGLYRLNSSVVVWLDPFGIWRMRAILRDVHDEFLVLPDVRTRSMQRTRVLSGFASGNSQAESFNGVRAYMQGDSPRTIAWKYTAHRGELMTRESSREIPATVLVLLDMGDDHLESCIVQALMLCNRSMPSDARIGVSDGRIIAEAGEAANRFLASLQAAGLGDANASGRGTDDIVAHGVTDSVRRFHGDEDPGQGEPPIFDESNPALRDFNRLIVLTSSSERSRLETGLRRSVFSDRYEVIHVQPDDKVEHDPQLRLIHAGGGGKDAGGGPRRSDAAKIDSEVAASGRRSSLRAEPFMGVVAHRHDALNSGRRNGTFSASPQEPSRDLSHDESPAAALPRSGESGDRQVSNGGRSMRALRGQARSSALNARIVQLMTVLALWCVFLATLQSVTAVIEAQGAWRWYVAAAFSVLSIEIAIAPSSLSRSLLRTGVDCALFLVSGVLVADMRIYQAHGVWLFEQAQTVTETAADGVRHSVEMPSGLSTAWTALADGFNGMYEQYPPVRVDADADALIIMIATLTLMLLRCLMTQVQASPLLAVFPIVAMSFSYLVVGASPQWWVLFAVLLSGLTLLWTTKRPIVPPPGKQTQHHRASRPSEWLGAGGIDVFAPVPTAVCACMAAIAIMTTPLSLALAQRVSIGYGDAPGLFSSQTISPLIDLKRNLQGGSAATVFTYTSDRALYMRMSTLGNFNGDTWSFNLNASGNDDYGSSGQTAAGGGIYGSQRDASSSPFSTSSDRLTLLARMASLSVFGGDYLEDDLQSSSIDIKSLSSSFLPVPGIGLRFTGAADSSSWLTRYDGSLFTNDSGSKDGTRYGVSSVYLRPIQKTSDFFEIGDVQEEMKQVLAELTQDVNEMGEGSNGGGGDSSQSSSASSTLNLFRSRLRTLSADDTGEGRRLRQYYGSLPESLPKDAQAVVDRARSQGVSTDGANAEQEIEAMRYLVGYFNTSGFTYSLDAPDGNGRGNMQIIGDFLKTKSGYCIHYASALAVLGRAMGLSTRMVLGYNAGTEKRGTHTVTADQLHAWVETYIDGIGWVPFDVTPASDASSAAEETTPAEASSSSSSTSSVAATPTASSTSSAQSASPSESSSGVRDDGRNAGKRSDAGISSRAWLISTLVLAAVIAAIGPSTLRHLQRRRRFRSIQTHPLPDTPATAMVMWQELVATAIDAGLRWTAQATDLDIAETVADAVSRQDDGAAADIRELYGLAAAAAYGGKTPDGTPPTLNDLDLRKMIQAVLEVRKRETGLLARCRIAAGWIFPRSLLHPRG; the protein is encoded by the coding sequence ATGATGAACGTCATTCGCTCGGCTTGCCGTTCCTGGCGCTCCAAGGTGATTCATCGCTGGCATGCGCATGGCAGCGTCAGGCCGACGGCAGGCGGAGCGCTCGTGGCGGCTGTCGCCGCTGCACTCACTTTCTTCGGACTCATGCTTGACGACAGGTCATTGATGGCTTCGTCGGTTGCCGCGTGGCTGATAGTCATTGCATCCCTTGCCTTGGTAGGCATGCAGAGGAAGCTGCTGACATCGTCATGCATCCGTGATCCTGCGGCTGCGATGCCGGATGTAGATGGCGTTTCCCGGATGATTGTCCTGAATGTCTCATCGAGGATGCGTCGATTGGTGCTGCCGCGCGCCGTGATGGCTGGAAGTCAGTGGGAGAGCCTCGACCAGCATGGTGCCACGGTTGAACGCATCGTAGGTCCGATACCGCCGATTCGTGGGCTCTATCGACTGAATTCCTCGGTGGTCGTCTGGCTTGACCCATTCGGAATCTGGAGGATGCGGGCCATCCTCAGGGATGTGCACGATGAATTTCTGGTACTGCCTGATGTGCGCACTCGGAGCATGCAGCGGACGAGGGTGCTGAGCGGATTTGCATCAGGGAATTCGCAGGCAGAGTCCTTCAACGGCGTCCGGGCATATATGCAAGGCGATTCCCCACGCACGATCGCCTGGAAATACACGGCCCATCGTGGCGAATTGATGACTCGCGAATCCAGCAGGGAAATTCCCGCCACGGTGCTTGTGCTGCTTGATATGGGCGACGATCATCTTGAATCATGCATCGTTCAGGCTTTGATGCTCTGCAATCGCAGCATGCCATCCGATGCCCGCATAGGTGTCTCTGACGGGCGGATCATCGCTGAGGCGGGTGAGGCAGCCAACCGTTTCCTGGCTTCTCTGCAGGCTGCAGGATTGGGCGACGCGAACGCTTCGGGCCGTGGAACAGATGACATCGTTGCACATGGCGTGACTGATTCCGTGCGAAGGTTCCATGGCGATGAAGACCCTGGGCAGGGGGAGCCCCCGATATTCGATGAATCGAATCCCGCTCTCCGTGATTTCAACCGCTTGATCGTGCTGACATCCTCTTCTGAAAGGAGCCGGTTGGAGACAGGACTGCGACGTTCCGTTTTTTCCGACCGTTACGAAGTCATTCATGTGCAGCCAGACGACAAGGTCGAGCATGATCCGCAATTGCGCCTGATCCATGCAGGAGGGGGTGGAAAAGATGCGGGTGGTGGGCCCCGCCGCAGCGATGCCGCGAAGATCGACAGCGAAGTCGCGGCATCGGGGCGCAGATCCTCTCTTCGTGCCGAACCGTTCATGGGTGTCGTCGCGCATCGGCATGATGCTTTGAATTCTGGACGGCGCAATGGAACTTTCAGCGCCAGCCCGCAGGAACCTTCGCGAGATCTCTCCCATGACGAATCCCCAGCCGCTGCATTGCCCAGGTCGGGAGAGTCTGGAGATCGTCAAGTTTCGAATGGCGGTCGTTCGATGCGTGCCTTGCGTGGGCAGGCCAGAAGCTCGGCCCTCAATGCACGAATCGTCCAGCTCATGACGGTACTTGCCCTGTGGTGTGTATTCCTGGCGACTCTGCAGTCTGTCACCGCCGTCATCGAAGCCCAGGGAGCCTGGAGATGGTATGTCGCAGCAGCTTTCTCCGTCCTGTCGATCGAGATCGCTATCGCGCCGAGCAGCCTTTCGAGGTCGTTGCTGAGGACAGGCGTTGACTGTGCGCTCTTTCTCGTCTCCGGAGTGCTGGTCGCCGATATGCGCATCTATCAGGCCCATGGTGTCTGGCTCTTCGAGCAGGCACAGACCGTGACCGAGACCGCGGCTGATGGGGTGCGTCACAGCGTGGAGATGCCTTCCGGCCTTTCGACTGCCTGGACTGCGCTCGCAGACGGCTTCAACGGCATGTATGAGCAATATCCTCCGGTGCGCGTCGACGCTGACGCCGATGCGCTGATAATCATGATCGCGACCCTGACGCTGATGCTGCTGCGATGCCTGATGACGCAGGTCCAGGCATCGCCGCTGTTGGCTGTGTTCCCCATCGTTGCAATGAGCTTCAGCTATCTTGTCGTAGGGGCAAGTCCTCAATGGTGGGTTCTTTTCGCAGTGCTTCTTTCGGGACTGACCCTGCTGTGGACGACAAAACGTCCCATCGTTCCACCGCCAGGAAAGCAAACGCAGCATCATCGTGCCTCGCGTCCCTCTGAATGGCTGGGCGCTGGTGGAATCGATGTGTTCGCACCAGTCCCAACGGCAGTATGTGCATGCATGGCTGCCATCGCCATCATGACCACGCCTCTGTCTCTCGCGCTGGCACAGCGTGTTTCCATCGGATACGGTGATGCTCCGGGGTTGTTCTCGAGCCAGACGATCAGCCCACTCATCGACCTCAAGAGAAATCTCCAAGGTGGTTCCGCTGCCACCGTCTTCACCTACACTTCCGACCGCGCCCTCTACATGCGCATGTCTACCTTGGGCAATTTCAACGGAGACACATGGTCGTTCAACCTCAACGCTTCCGGCAACGATGACTACGGTTCGAGTGGTCAGACTGCGGCTGGTGGGGGCATCTACGGCTCGCAGCGAGACGCTTCCTCCTCTCCCTTCTCCACCTCGTCAGACAGACTCACGCTGCTCGCCCGCATGGCATCGCTGAGCGTGTTCGGCGGTGATTATCTGGAAGACGATCTGCAGAGCAGCTCGATTGACATCAAATCCCTTTCGTCCAGTTTTCTGCCTGTTCCTGGAATTGGGTTGAGGTTCACGGGTGCCGCCGATTCCTCGTCTTGGCTGACCAGATATGACGGCTCGTTGTTCACCAATGATTCAGGCTCCAAGGATGGCACTCGTTATGGCGTAAGCAGTGTGTACCTTCGACCGATTCAGAAGACGTCCGATTTTTTCGAGATCGGTGACGTTCAGGAAGAGATGAAGCAGGTTCTGGCAGAGCTGACCCAGGATGTGAACGAGATGGGTGAGGGGTCGAACGGTGGCGGTGGTGATTCCTCGCAGAGCTCCAGCGCTTCATCGACTCTGAATCTGTTCCGTTCGCGTCTGAGGACGCTGTCTGCAGATGACACCGGTGAGGGCAGGCGTCTGCGCCAATATTATGGGTCCCTGCCCGAGTCTCTCCCGAAGGATGCACAGGCTGTGGTGGACAGGGCACGCAGCCAGGGGGTATCCACCGACGGCGCGAACGCCGAGCAGGAGATAGAAGCAATGCGATATCTTGTGGGCTATTTCAATACCAGTGGCTTCACCTACTCCTTGGACGCCCCTGACGGCAATGGCCGGGGCAACATGCAGATCATCGGCGATTTCCTGAAGACGAAGTCCGGATACTGCATTCACTATGCATCCGCTCTGGCCGTGCTTGGTCGCGCAATGGGACTTTCCACACGCATGGTCTTGGGATACAACGCAGGAACGGAGAAGCGTGGGACCCATACGGTCACTGCGGATCAGCTGCACGCCTGGGTGGAAACATACATCGATGGCATCGGCTGGGTTCCCTTCGATGTCACACCGGCGTCTGATGCTTCCTCGGCGGCTGAGGAGACGACACCTGCCGAGGCTTCGAGTTCCTCGTCCTCGACATCCTCTGTCGCTGCCACTCCCACGGCATCGTCGACGTCGTCGGCACAGTCGGCAAGCCCCTCTGAATCGTCATCGGGTGTCCGGGACGACGGCAGGAATGCGGGCAAGCGGAGCGATGCAGGAATTTCTTCTCGGGCATGGCTGATTTCCACGCTCGTTCTGGCGGCTGTGATTGCTGCCATAGGCCCTTCCACCCTTCGCCATCTGCAACGGCGGAGACGATTCAGAAGCATTCAGACCCATCCGCTGCCAGATACGCCGGCCACTGCGATGGTCATGTGGCAGGAGCTTGTGGCGACTGCGATCGATGCCGGTCTGCGATGGACAGCGCAAGCCACCGACCTTGACATCGCCGAGACAGTGGCCGATGCGGTCTCGAGACAGGACGATGGCGCCGCAGCCGACATACGCGAGCTTTATGGTCTGGCAGCTGCTGCAGCGTATGGCGGGAAGACACCCGATGGCACTCCTCCGACGCTGAACGATCTTGATCTTCGAAAGATGATTCAGGCCGTGCTCGAGGTGAGGAAGCGTGAGACGGGTCTGCTCGCCAGATGCAGGATTGCGGCAGGATGGATCTTTCCGAGGTCGCTTCTGCATCCACGAGGCTGA
- the nrdI gene encoding class Ib ribonucleoside-diphosphate reductase assembly flavoprotein NrdI, giving the protein MGATLEKTANAMSDINHGDEGVQACGTERQDETAGVDSVAISTPDIPAEGEVRGAVVFFSSASENTARFIRNCHLEHEGINVYRIPLHRRGGSLNIREPYILVVPTYGGGSPDKAVPTQVRLFLNDRANRNGIRGVIASGNTNFGEAFCMAGDLVSKKCKVPFLYYFELMGTKEDEEKVRKGVPEFFANIKKQQQA; this is encoded by the coding sequence ATGGGTGCAACACTTGAGAAAACGGCCAATGCAATGAGCGACATCAATCATGGAGATGAGGGCGTGCAGGCCTGCGGAACAGAGCGGCAAGACGAGACAGCCGGAGTCGATTCGGTTGCAATCAGCACGCCGGACATTCCTGCGGAAGGTGAAGTCAGGGGAGCTGTGGTGTTTTTCTCGTCGGCTTCGGAGAATACCGCACGATTCATCAGGAACTGCCATCTTGAGCATGAAGGCATCAACGTCTATCGGATCCCTCTGCACCGTCGAGGCGGTTCGCTGAACATTCGTGAGCCATACATTCTCGTCGTGCCGACCTATGGCGGCGGAAGCCCGGATAAGGCAGTTCCGACGCAGGTCAGGCTCTTCCTGAACGACCGTGCAAACCGCAATGGAATTCGTGGAGTGATAGCATCCGGCAACACTAACTTTGGCGAGGCCTTCTGCATGGCGGGCGATCTCGTGTCCAAGAAGTGCAAGGTGCCGTTCCTCTACTATTTCGAGCTCATGGGAACGAAGGAAGACGAGGAAAAGGTACGCAAGGGAGTTCCTGAATTCTTCGCGAACATCAAGAAACAACAACAAGCTTAG